Genomic DNA from Setaria italica strain Yugu1 chromosome V, Setaria_italica_v2.0, whole genome shotgun sequence:
CAATTTAAGCACAAAAGGAAATTGAGGATTCAGTGCATACACTATTGAGTATTGCAGCACCCTTCAAAAATTTCAACCTCAAACTTATGTACGAGTAAACAAAAACAATAATATTGCTGCGAGTGGTAGCATTTTTCTTTCAAGTTTCAATTCCTCAACAAAATAATAAGTTTATGTTTCTGTTAGCACAGAATGAATCTAAGTTTGACAGTTAAAGCATAGGCAGATTAATCTAAGAAGTGATATGAAATAGTTCGCCATGATTTGGTGGACAACCAAAAGCGAGTAAGCGACTGCACCCTAAGTGGAGATTGCACTTTGCATCTCAACCATTTCCATCAGGCACATTGTGCAACATAACCCAGTAGGTGACATAAACTTTAAACATTCATATTCTATAGACCCAGAAAAGATATGTAACTTTACATCACCAGCAAACTAAACATGTAATACGTAGTTGAAATGTGGCACAGTCAAACTAAATCCAAATAATAGTAGGGTAGGGCCATGAGAGTAAAATGATTGAATAACAGATATcctgtagtttttttttaaaaaaaagaaggttcATTTCTTACAAATAAGTCCTTTATGAAATTTCCACAGAAATAAATATTTCAAAAGTGCTCAATAATGTTACCTCTCTCCATCACAGAACATGATGTCAAAAACAAACACACAAATGTCAACCTGCAGAGTGGTCAATCATTACCAGGCTGATAACAAGATTAATTAGTGGACTCAGCTTTCagttaaatatatataaaaaaagagtGCCTATACTCAGGAAAATGCTCCATACTCCTACTAGGTACTCATTGGCCACGTGTATTATGTTTGAACACAAGTAATATTATAAGTTCTGTGCCAAGGACAATTGAAATACGCCGCACACCATAATGGTGTGCGAGTTAGTGAACTCTGGCAACATCTACTGCCTAATCTGCTACATGCATATTTAATTATTTGTAGTGATATATGACAATGATTGAAGAGAACCAGGCCACCAGGGAGTTGGGGTGAGAATATGATTTGTTCAGTTTAAGCTGTGAACCATAAACAAttaattagaaaaaaattatgCCTGAAGTTCTAAAATTATTAGCACTAATCACATGAAAGTACAACCCAAAACAATACTGATAGCCCAAAGCAGTAATGTGATTAGTAAATTGCACAATCACCTTTATGTTATCGATTGCAATTGATGAGTGCTTGTTTCCTCTTTCTCTTGAAGATAGCTCTTGGAATGACATCAActtatttcctttctttctaTCGACTCCTACCACCTTGATTTGCACAGATGTAACAAAAACAGTTTGAGGGTAAAGAAGTGTGCTATCATGAAAAAAAAGATGGCAATTTCTTGTGAATCAAACTGACCTCAGCATCCAGTATAAAGCTGGACACCTCAGGCCTGCACAACTCCTTAATCATGTTCACTAGGTCAGGAAATCTTGGAGTTGATTCTTTCATTTGCCTCGAAAATATTCGCACAGATCCATCAAGTAATCTGTGAATCTGGGCACGCTGACCATCATACCTGGAAGTAACATTAATGAGAAAATTCTGAAGTTTTCATATCCAGAGTCGGAGTTTTCAATAAAGTGGTATTCTGAGCATGGGCCATTTGGTGGATAGTTAGGCTTGCAACTACTTCTGGTAAATATAAACTTAAACTTCATATTCGTAATGGTCTGACCGTATGAAATATACACGTTCAACAACAGTCATGAATAAATATTCCCTACCAAGTCCCAACTTGCTTCCTATGCACTAGAGTTTTCATGATCCTTCAAACATTGACATTAATTATGCTTAGAGTTATTTGTTTCTCAGTTATTGGCTCTCCCGAGCTGTTAAGAATTTGAAATTATCCTCCatctccagagtccagactcAGGAGTGATAGAAAGCTCTTGGGCAGGCTTAAGCTACAGTCTTTGAAGATACTGTAGTTCAGGGCAAACCTGTCTGAACCAGTACAACTCGATGCCCAGGGGTTGTACTAAGCAATTCACAAATAACTTCATGTTAAAACAACCATATAGTTATTTAACTAGCTCTGTTCAGAACAATATCTTGAGAGAGGCAGAGAGCAATGGACATACTTGTACTCACACATAAATGATTTGCCATTAAAAGCTTTCAATGATTGGGTCAATCCATTAGTAATTCTGAAAAATAGCAAAAGTAACAAATAATTAACACTAAAAATAGAACTAAACTCACTCATTCAGACATGTGCATACCTTGCCAGCATAGGTGGAATAGGTGTGCCAGGCACCATTGCCAAGGATGAAGCTGAAAATGCAGTGCCTTCGCTCAGAAGAGAAGGAATGAGCAGATCCTGACAAATATTGTATTATTGTCGGGACAAATAGACTTCTCTCTCAGCAAGAATCATCCTATTTCAGTTTTGAGGTGAGTTTGACTATCATTATTTGCCAGATATATACTTCACAATGTTAATCATTTGTATCACCTTTGGAAAGCATCCTTGCTACCATCTGTGCCATTTATTTTACAAATAGACTAATAGCCATCCTTGCTGTTGACTGAAGCAAACTATTCTCTTGTCAAGGGAAAAATGCCTCTTGATATATAATGCAAGGCATTTATACCTTTTAAAAGGGTCAATGTACAACGACAAAGTAGAGCTGAGAGAttattttatattacattttgtactGACCTTATTGTGTAGAGATAGTTGTGTAGTGCAGGTTACAGCTTAGGTAACTAAATCCACAAGGTTTCATGTACGAGGAGTCTAATCTTTAGGAACGTAGACAGTTAGGATGCAATCAAAGCTAGGAAATTGTGTACCATGACTGCATCTGATACAAGATATTGGTTCAGTCACTTACCAGATTAGGAATGACATTGTATGCCTCAGCAACTCCAGTTGAAAGACTCTGCACAAAAAAGGAAGGTACAGGTAAACAAATTTGGTTCAGAACAATATGTGTTATAAAACAAACTATAATTATTATATGGTAAAGACATGCTGAAATGGAGAGTGGATGCTGCTAtggagattaaaaaaaatcataagaaCATAAAAAAGTAAAGCTTTTGGAATTCAAACATAGGGATCTAATATAGTGTTCCGATTCCTCTTTTTCTTTAGAAAGAAATTTTCTAGTATGGGACACAATCAAGACTACTTCCCTCAGCACTGAAGTAAACAAGAGAATGGAGCCTTCATGTTCACTCTATGGAATATAAACTGCTTGTAGAAAGATAAATAAAGGTATAAAGCTGCAAAATTGGCTGTTATAGAGTTGTTTATAAGAATATATGAAGATCTGTCTGTGCAATTCCGTGCCACCTTTGCTCAGTGCTCACCTTATGGGTTGGTAGGTTCATGGACAAGTTCAAGCCCTCCCGACATATAATTTGCACAAAAGAATATTTTGTGTTTCTACAAACCTGTAGTTGTGATTGTATGCCTTCCAAGGACACCACAGGATCTCCTGCACACTTTCTATCAAAAACAACAGCATGTGCAAGCGCAGGTAATATCGTCTTCATCATAGCCCCGATACGCAAGTTACGAACCTGTCAAGTTACTGAACAATGAATTACAACTAATTTAACAGACATAGATGCATGTCACTAGAATAATGGTAACAGCGAAATGCAGAAGAAAGTTAAGCTCCAAGTTTCACTTTCCCCATATCTGAACACAGTAGAATTTCAAAATATTGTAATGCATGACAGTTGTATATTGATAAACCAATACTTGAAAACTTCAAATTGGAAGAGATAAATATAAGCAATTAACACCAAAACCACGACGCCCGTGTACAATCTGCAGCGATTCCATGCAATACAACTTCAGAATAAACATTGTAAACTACAAGGAAAAAAGAAGTTGATGGCTTACCAGCGTTCTGACAAGAAATTTCATCTCCATTTCCCTACAAGACCGAATAAGATGCAAGACAAGAATTTTTCTCCTTCCAGCACTCCCACTACCTGATATTGCACTAACAAATAAAAGATATAAAAAAGATAATCCTTTATCAGAGCCTCCAATAGAAACATACGACATTACGCAAAATATGACTCTTATTATTATCTTTGAAGCATCAAACAAAACTGGAGTATCTAGCAGATCTAAAAGATTTTCTTATTACTAGGACAAGAAAAactgtaaaaaaaatatgatataAAAAATGAGCAGATACTACTAACAAGACCTGTTGTTTGTCATGTCCATTACTACTAATCTATCAGAAGCTGGTTTGCCCTGTGAACTGATTGGCCATCATGTCACAAAGTCAGAAGTACAAACATCAGAAATTGTATTGTGATACACCATAGACATGGTAGTTAGTACTTATCATCTAGAAAAGATTAGTGAGAATTCAAAGTAGCTACTTTTGAGACTTAATCTTCAGCAATTAATTACATGCATGGCAAGATTCACAGGATTCTATCACAAAGGATGGCAGGCAGATAGTTTTAGTTTGTAAGTAATACCTTAGTTTCCGAAGTGTGGAATATACATCACGAATGGagagaggacgaggaggggCAAGTAATGTTTGATTCTGACGGCATTCTTGGGCAACATTACCTGCAAATTACAACCCATCCACTGTTAATACTTTTACCATAAACGGCAACTCAATCAGGAACAACCAGTGAATGAAAGTGCACACTGCACACTGCAGTTGAATCTTGCCATAAGCTTATCAAATGCAGTCATATGTCTTTACTTTGGAAAGACACAACCATGAATACACTAGAAGGAGATGAGATAACAAATTGGTACTTGCCAAGATCGCCATAAGTTTTGTACATCTCATGTATTTTAGATCTGCTGGTACCTAATGATTCCTCCAGAGCAGATACAACAAGACTCCCACCAATGTTCAGTTCCTAGCTTCAATAACAAACATGGGGTTAATAGATAATGGATTGGAGTGCCATAATTTTCCTTGAACTCACAGGAGAGATTGGCATGCCATATGACAAGGCATAACAAAAGTCGTACTGAAAAAAGATGAGTCAGGCATATCAGAATACCAGACTGTATACTAGAAAGTATCACAACTTGAGGTTCCATGCACGTTTTCATGATTCACATGAAAAGTAATAAGCTAAAAGTAGAATCAATCTATCCTTATTGAAATGTTTATTCACCACAACATTATGGTGCGATCTGGAACGTAGTAGTTTACTTAGGGAACCTCATATTTAGTGATAATGGATCTTCCTTTTCTTCATAGTTCCTACCAGAATCCCACATTCCAAAGAGGTCCTTAAAAAGAAGTGGTTAAACAAAGAGTAAATCTAGGAAAGAGGTGCAGTGCGAGATTTATGTACTTACCATATTTTCATGGTCAGGAGAAATTTTATTAGTGCATAGATAAACAGCAGGTAGCACATCATCAGGGGATAAGGCAAGCAAACTGCATTCCAGAAGGTAGGACATTAACCATTTCCCCCAGTGATGAACATATTCAGTGGATGATCAACATGTATAGATCAATTTAAAAGGAAAACATTCAGAAACCTCCTGAACATGTTGCAAAATGCTGCCGTAGTTTtgatctttcctttttctttttcaaccaGATTAAAAGTGCGAGCCAAGTGCAAGTATGGTGCAGGCTGTCCTGCTGCCCAGCAAGCTGCAGAAACCCAGATACATGGCATGACTGACTACCAAACAAGATGCTAAAAATGATCAGGAATAAGCAGCTAACCATGCTCAATAGGTAGATACTTCTCGATTGGCAGCGATACATTGGCAGAATCTGATTCTGCTAAAGAAGTTTGTACATGTAAGTTTGACACCTTTGGAGTAGCCTGAGAAGAATCACAAGCCAGGTCTGTGTTGCTACATTTATCTGTGGTTTCATTTTGCGTGTTCTGCAGCGCAATATTCTTATCAATGGCAGTTACATTGTTCTCACTTGAACTGTAAAATATATCAACTGCTACAGTTACATCTCCTTTTGCCTTCTCAAGCAAAGAAACTGCATATTCTCTGGACATGCCGCCATCTACAATCTGAAGAAGCTGGTCTACACTCTGATCTTGTGTTTTTGCTATATCAGTTAGCTGATCGTCACTTTCCACATTATTTTGGTGTGCCTTCACAGTTACTTTATCAGCTGTACCACTTTTAGAAGTGGCTGCTGTAGCTCTAATGAAATAATTTGTAATTGTGGACTGCTTGCGCCCACCAGATTCTGTTGAGGAAGTTAATCGTCCTTTCTTTTTTGGTTTGTTTGTAGTGCCAGAACccctcttcttttcctttttgggTGTATTCGGTTTCTTTCCCGTAGGAGTCAAATTGACCAGTTTTGTAGAGTGTTCCACAGGCTTCTGTGAAAATAATGGACATTCTTGCTGACTACTTCCATCAGCAGAAGACCCATGATCAGAAGTATGTTTTTTCTCTGACTTGAGCGTCTCACTGCAAGAAATATTTGCTTCTTCAAAGAAATCTCTCTCCCGCTCAAAAAAATCAGATGCTGCTTTAACGACGTCACCACCTGAGCTAATCAGCAGATCCATGATCTGTTCCTCACTGACCCATGAAGGCAGGAAATCTGATAGTTCTTTCTTCATTTCCTCTGTAATATTCTCCCTCAAAGTATCCAGTTGTTCAGAAGCAGAAGTGATTGCTGGTAACAAAGCAGCATCCTCCCCATCATGCAGAATCGAGCACTTAGCAACATCTTTGCAGCTATGAGTAGCATCTGTTGACCTACGATGGAATGCCATCAAGAACTCCTGTTTGTTTGCTGTCTCGTCTACCAACCCAGAAAAATGCTTCTGCATTGCAATTGCCTCCTTACTGTCGAGCTTCCCAGCATCCACTCCAACAGTTGGGATCACCCGCTTTGGGTGCAAAAATTTAACATAGTCACGCAACTCGTCGTAGCTTGAGTGCTCACTATAAGGAACAAGATGGATCTCAAGTGAATCTTTCACCCTAACAGCAAAACCTTCCTTCTTGGTTTCATACATCCACCCGGTAGGTACAAACCCGACAGCCTTCATGTATCCTCTCTCCACCATGATCTCCTTCATCTTCACAAAATTTGGTCGGAAATAGGGCCATGTCTCCCCTAAGACATTCCACCCAATAACATGCACATCTGTTACTGATGCGTCCTCGGTGAAAACTCCATTCTCCCCACCAAAGCCCAACACTGTCAAAATCTCCATCTTCCTACTGTCCACATGGATTGAGCACCCACAGCGCCGTGCAACCTCCAGCAAAATCCTCTCTTTGCCCACGACATAGGTCGCGATCAGACACAGCACACGCTTTCCTGCCGCTGAACTCTCGTCTTTCACATGCTTGATCGCATTCACCACATAATCCACGGCCTCCTCTTGGGAAGGGAATGTGAACTTCGGGTTGCAGTATGTGGTGTCCAGGAACACAGCGTCAGCACGGACGAACTCCAGCAAGTAAGGATCGTGCGTCATAGACTCCGTGTAACGGAAGTCACCAGTGTGCACATACCTCTCGGTGTTTGGTCCaggggaggagaagaggaacTGGACGGCACCAGGGCAGTGGTTGGCGTCGACGGCGGTGACGCCCCACCCATCGACGGTCACACGGACACCGAGATCGAGGGCGACGACAAGCTGCGGCGGCACGGAGAGCACGGAAGAGACGAGGCGTGCCGTGGGCGCGGAGCAAAAGATGAGGCCGCGGCGCCAGGACGGTGCTAGGCCGCCGTAGTGGTCGGAGTGGAAGTGCGAGAGAAAGTAGGCGACAGAGAAGTCCCCGGCGTGGCGGAAGGCGTCGATGAGGAATCGGGAGCCCGGGATGAGTGCGGTGGGCGGCACAGCGGCTGGGACGGGCGGGAGCggcgtggaggcggaggtgaggATGGGGTGGGCGTGAGGCGAAGGGAGCGAGGCGAGGGAGGATAGGAAGAGCTCGGAAGTGTTAATGGAGAGCGATTTGGAGGCatcgggggaggagaggagagaggccATTGGTTGCGGCGGATGGGTTTAGGGtttggaggcgccggcggccgtggcggagaAGGGCATGGTgtggcggtggcgcgcgcggaGAAAGGGGGGTGAGAGAGGCCCGGAGGGGAAGAAGTCAGAAGCGTACAGAGGACGGTTGGTGGATGTTGCCGGTAAGGTTGAAAACGGACGGGTAAAATCCCGTCCCGACCCGTGCCATTTTCCACATTTTATCCGTTCGTTTTCATTTTTCCGGAAAAAATTCGGATTCGGGACGGGTCACGAGTCATGGGTCGATAAGTTGCGCGAGCGGGACGGAAACGGGTAAGGCTCCGTCCCGATCGGATTCCCGGGGTCCCGTATTTGATTGGGATGGATCCAGATTTGATCTGGATATTCGACCCATGAACTAAAAACAGCCCAACAACTAACCCTAACCTTATCCTTCAGAGTCACCATCCTACACGGACATCCCCACGGCCCCACCCCCGCGGCCGCCACTaccccttctcctccaccgccgtgccACCCAAGGCACCCCCACGCCCCTCCCAACCCTCACCATTCGGCCCCGGTCGCCCGCGCGCTCCGCGTCGCCCCTCGCCCTCACCCACCACGCCTGCCCGGCGGCCGCCTCGCGCCCACGCCGGCACCGACACGCCACCTCCCCACCCCAGTCTCCGGCTCTCTGCCTCGCGCCCACGCCGTCGGCAGCCCGGCTccagcgcgcgccgccgtctccatcctGGGAAGATATCACGCTTTGAAattggagctggaggaggagcacgCCATTCCGAATCCATCTCCATGGCCCAGGAGAAGCACCTGGATTTGGGAAGCATGTTGCCAATGCCTGCATCGCAGCTGCAGCGACCACCACCTTCTGTGAAAGGCAGCACCACCAGCGGCTCCATTTCAGGTATCGCTCCTGATTTGAACATAGACACCTGCATCTGTGTCCTTTGCTTCAATTGTGGATTCATTTGTTCAGATACCTACATGAAAAAGTTTTACGATGACTATTATCAAGTGCCCCTTGATGAACTTGTCAATATTTTAAGAAAATTGTATTCCTTCTATGCTTCTTCTAAACCTGCTCCACCAAAGATAGCTGAACATGTCAGCCCAACAAAGTCATTACAGCAGGACAATGAAAATTCTAAACTTGAGAGTTGCTTGTATGATGACTTGGCTGATAGAGATGAGTCCAATGAATTGGATAGGTATATGGCTAAGCCACTTCTAAAGCAAAATTCATTTGACATTTTGGCATACTGAAAGAACAAAATAGAGAAGTATCCAATTCTTTGCCAAATAGCTCGTGACATAATGTCTGTTCAAGTGTCAACGGTGGCATCTGAGTCAGCCTTTAGTGCTGTTGGCCGAGTCATTGATCCATACCGTAATTGACTTGACCCTGAGATGGTGCAAGCTCTGATCTGCACAAGGATTGGATCAAAGCAGCAAGAAAAGGTAGCAATTTTCTTACTTTAGTAGTTGTTCAATTACAATTGTCCAAATATAGCCACATAGATGATATACTGAATTACTTATGCATATGTCTGTCTTTTAACTTTCAGATTCTAAATACATTCCTTCAATTGTGGCTGAACTGAAACCCCCGGAGGCTATTCCTTTATCTCCTACTGCTAGTCACCCAATGGATGATGATGTATTTTGCTTGCTTCTGCAATACTTATGAGCTGCTCTCTATCATTTGCAAATATTCATAGACATGTGTTCTAAAATATAGAAATAAGGGGAGAGTGATCCAGATCTCATGAATGAAGATGGTGAGCTGTGAAGAAATCTTGCAATTCGTCGATGTGGATTTATTTATGAAGTTGTGGTCTTATGAACATGTATGCCTGTGTTGTGTGACATTTGTGCTATGTGAACTATATGCATGTGTGCCTATTGTTTTGCTGTTTGGGCGTTGGATCTTGGCTGTTGGCCTGTTTTGTGCTATTGGTACCTTGTTGGTGTTCCTGGTTTCTGCCTTCCCTCACTGTTCACGAAGGAAAAAGAATTAGTGGATTGGTGTTGTAGTCTGCTTATCCTTTCTTAACGAAGTAGGCTACTTTGGTGCTTCCTTTCTTGATTAATCAAGGTTTGTGAATTGCTTGTAAAATGAAGCTCCGAATGGAAACGACTTCTGTTCTTAATCATGTCCTACGGGCAATTTCCCGATGCTGCTTTACAAAGTCTGCTGATGATGGATGATGGACTTCTGGGAGATTGGTTAGGTTCTGACTAAAGTTCCCGGTTCCCATCCGTTTCCGTCGAGTTTCTAGCCGTATTGGTTCATTTCCATACACTCGTATAACCTGCTCCCATTTCCACTTCTGGATTGTGCCACTCCCGCTCCCATTTCCGCTCCCGGCTGTCCTACTCCCGCTCCTGCTCTCGACGATGAGGTGCGAGAGCGGAAACGGGAGAGGGGTTTTCCCGCCTATTTCCGTCCATTTTCATCACTGGTTGCCGGTATGTGGAGTTCACGGTGCTCACTGGGCTGTGGGGCTTCATTCAGCCATTGGTTGCAATCTGTGTGCTCGGCCTGGCAGATGCCAAGTGTGTACCTCTCTGTTCTTTCATCATTCAACACACGTTCTAAGTTCTTCTCTGTGATGCGGTTCAAATGTTTTTTTTGGCTGTTTGATTCTTTTATCGTCTTTGGAGAGAGTTATATTCAAGGTCATGAAAATTGTGCATTGCCTATAGAAGTTTTAATTCTAGCTATGGATGTGATAGCGAATTTGTTTGGGGTGGAGATTTTAATTACCCTTGTTGAAACCTTTAGTACGGCTCAAGACACTAAAATCGAAATATTAGCTATGTT
This window encodes:
- the LOC101758137 gene encoding DNA ligase 6 isoform X1, with product MASLLSSPDASKSLSINTSELFLSSLASLPSPHAHPILTSASTPLPPVPAAVPPTALIPGSRFLIDAFRHAGDFSVAYFLSHFHSDHYGGLAPSWRRGLIFCSAPTARLVSSVLSVPPQLVVALDLGVRVTVDGWGVTAVDANHCPGAVQFLFSSPGPNTERYVHTGDFRYTESMTHDPYLLEFVRADAVFLDTTYCNPKFTFPSQEEAVDYVVNAIKHVKDESSAAGKRVLCLIATYVVGKERILLEVARRCGCSIHVDSRKMEILTVLGFGGENGVFTEDASVTDVHVIGWNVLGETWPYFRPNFVKMKEIMVERGYMKAVGFVPTGWMYETKKEGFAVRVKDSLEIHLVPYSEHSSYDELRDYVKFLHPKRVIPTVGVDAGKLDSKEAIAMQKHFSGLVDETANKQEFLMAFHRRSTDATHSCKDVAKCSILHDGEDAALLPAITSASEQLDTLRENITEEMKKELSDFLPSWVSEEQIMDLLISSGGDVVKAASDFFERERDFFEEANISCSETLKSEKKHTSDHGSSADGSSQQECPLFSQKPVEHSTKLVNLTPTGKKPNTPKKEKKRGSGTTNKPKKKGRLTSSTESGGRKQSTITNYFIRATAATSKSGTADKVTVKAHQNNVESDDQLTDIAKTQDQSVDQLLQIVDGGMSREYAVSLLEKAKGDVTVAVDIFYSSSENNVTAIDKNIALQNTQNETTDKCSNTDLACDSSQATPKVSNLHVQTSLAESDSANVSLPIEKYLPIEHACWAAGQPAPYLHLARTFNLVEKEKGKIKTTAAFCNMFRSLLALSPDDVLPAVYLCTNKISPDHENMELNIGGSLVVSALEESLGTSRSKIHEMYKTYGDLGNVAQECRQNQTLLAPPRPLSIRDVYSTLRKLSAISGSGSAGRRKILVLHLIRSCREMEMKFLVRTLVRNLRIGAMMKTILPALAHAVVFDRKCAGDPVVSLEGIQSQLQSLSTGVAEAYNVIPNLDLLIPSLLSEGTAFSASSLAMVPGTPIPPMLARITNGLTQSLKAFNGKSFMCEYKYDGQRAQIHRLLDGSVRIFSRQMKESTPRFPDLVNMIKELCRPEVSSFILDAEVVGVDRKKGNKLMSFQELSSRERGNKHSSIAIDNIKVDICVFVFDIMFCDGERLLDCPLRQRRKYIHDLFQEKPGYFELAQQLTVEASEASPDNSSTLHRMNTFFKKACESSCEGIMLKTLDVDAGYSASKRCESWLKVKRDYVEGLGDSLDLVPVGAWYGNGRKAGWYSPFLMACYNPETEEFQSVCRVMSGFSDEFYKEMKEFYSGERILLRKPVYYKTDEQPEVWFTAEQVWEVRGADLTLSPVHHAAIGYVHPSRGISVRMPRYIRSVPDRSPEDCSTVADIATMFKAQTRKMDVSSEG
- the LOC101758137 gene encoding DNA ligase 6 isoform X2, whose translation is MASLLSSPDASKSLSINTSELFLSSLASLPSPHAHPILTSASTPLPPVPAAVPPTALIPGSRFLIDAFRHAGDFSVAYFLSHFHSDHYGGLAPSWRRGLIFCSAPTARLVSSVLSVPPQLVVALDLGVRVTVDGWGVTAVDANHCPGAVQFLFSSPGPNTERYVHTGDFRYTESMTHDPYLLEFVRADAVFLDTTYCNPKFTFPSQEEAVDYVVNAIKHVKDESSAAGKRVLCLIATYVVGKERILLEVARRCGCSIHVDSRKMEILTVLGFGGENGVFTEDASVTDVHVIGWNVLGETWPYFRPNFVKMKEIMVERGYMKAVGFVPTGWMYETKKEGFAVRVKDSLEIHLVPYSEHSSYDELRDYVKFLHPKRVIPTVGVDAGKLDSKEAIAMQKHFSGLVDETANKQEFLMAFHRRSTDATHSCKDVAKCSILHDGEDAALLPAITSASEQLDTLRENITEEMKKELSDFLPSWVSEEQIMDLLISSGGDVVKAASDFFERERDFFEEANISCSETLKSEKKHTSDHGSSADGSSQQECPLFSQKPVEHSTKLVNLTPTGKKPNTPKKEKKRGSGTTNKPKKKGRLTSSTESGGRKQSTITNYFIRATAATSKSGTADKVTVKAHQNNVESDDQLTDIAKTQDQSVDQLLQIVDGGMSREYAVSLLEKAKGDVTVAVDIFYSSSENNVTAIDKNIALQNTQNETTDKCSNTDLACDSSQATPKVSNLHVQTSLAESDSANVSLPIEKYLPIEHACWAAGQPAPYLHLARTFNLVEKEKGKIKTTAAFCNMFRSLLALSPDDVLPAVYLCTNKISPDHENMELNIGGSLVVSALEESLGNVAQECRQNQTLLAPPRPLSIRDVYSTLRKLSAISGSGSAGRRKILVLHLIRSCREMEMKFLVRTLVRNLRIGAMMKTILPALAHAVVFDRKCAGDPVVSLEGIQSQLQSLSTGVAEAYNVIPNLDLLIPSLLSEGTAFSASSLAMVPGTPIPPMLARITNGLTQSLKAFNGKSFMCEYKYDGQRAQIHRLLDGSVRIFSRQMKESTPRFPDLVNMIKELCRPEVSSFILDAEVVGVDRKKGNKLMSFQELSSRERGNKHSSIAIDNIKVDICVFVFDIMFCDGERLLDCPLRQRRKYIHDLFQEKPGYFELAQQLTVEASEASPDNSSTLHRMNTFFKKACESSCEGIMLKTLDVDAGYSASKRCESWLKVKRDYVEGLGDSLDLVPVGAWYGNGRKAGWYSPFLMACYNPETEEFQSVCRVMSGFSDEFYKEMKEFYSGERILLRKPVYYKTDEQPEVWFTAEQVWEVRGADLTLSPVHHAAIGYVHPSRGISVRMPRYIRSVPDRSPEDCSTVADIATMFKAQTRKMDVSSEG
- the LOC101758137 gene encoding DNA ligase 6 isoform X3, producing MASLLSSPDASKSLSINTSELFLSSLASLPSPHAHPILTSASTPLPPVPAAVPPTALIPGSRFLIDAFRHAGDFSVAYFLSHFHSDHYGGLAPSWRRGLIFCSAPTARLVSSVLSVPPQLVVALDLGVRVTVDGWGVTAVDANHCPGAVQFLFSSPGPNTERYVHTGDFRYTESMTHDPYLLEFVRADAVFLDTTYCNPKFTFPSQEEAVDYVVNAIKHVKDESSAAGKRVLCLIATYVVGKERILLEVARRCGCSIHVDSRKMEILTVLGFGGENGVFTEDASVTDVHVIGWNVLGETWPYFRPNFVKMKEIMVERGYMKAVGFVPTGWMYETKKEGFAVRVKDSLEIHLVPYSEHSSYDELRDYVKFLHPKRVIPTVGVDAGKLDSKEAIAMQKHFSGLVDETANKQEFLMAFHRRSTDATHSCKDVAKCSILHDGEDAALLPAITSASEQLDTLRENITEEMKKELSDFLPSWVSEEQIMDLLISSGGDVVKAASDFFERERDFFEEANISCSETLKSEKKHTSDHGSSADGSSQQECPLFSQKPVEHSTKLVNLTPTGKKPNTPKKEKKRGSGTTNKPKKKGRLTSSTESGGRKQSTITNYFIRATAATSKSGTADKVTVKAHQNNVESDDQLTDIAKTQDQSVDQLLQIVDGGMSREYAVSLLEKAKGDVTVAVDIFYSSSENNVTAIDKNIALQNTQNETTDKCSNTDLACDSSQATPKVSNLHVQTSLAESDSANVSLPIEKYLPIEHACWAAGQPAPYLHLARTFNLVEKEKGKIKTTAAFCNMFRSLLALSPDDVLPAVYLCTNKISPDHENMELNIGGSLVVSALEESLGTSRSKIHEMYKTYGDLGNVAQECRQNQTLLAPPRPLSIRDVYSTLRKLSAISGSGSAGRRKILVLHLIRSCREMEMKFLVRTLVRNLRIGAMMKTILPALAHAVVFDRKCAGDPVVSLEGIQSQLQSLSTGVAEAYNVIPNLDLLIPSLLSEGTAFSASSLAMVPGTPIPPMLARITNGLTQSLKAFNGKSFMCEYKYDGQRAQIHRLLDGSVRIFSRQMKESTPRFPDLVNMIKELCRPEVSSFILDAEVVGVDRKKGNKLMSFQELSSRERGNKHSSIAIDNIKLKLNKSYSHPNSLVAWFSSIIVIYHYK